The genomic region CGGGACCGGCCCGACGCCGAAGACGTCTCCCAGTACGGAGTTGATGACGCCCGAGGAGAGCGGGGAGAGCACGAACGTCCAGACCAGGCCGAGCAGCGCCATGCTGGGGACGGCGGGGAAGAAGAACGCCGCACGGACCGCGTTGCGACCCGGGAAGCGGCGGTTGAGCACCGTCGCCAGCGGTATCGCGATGACGGTCACGATCACCGTGGTGGCCACCGCGTACAGCAGGGTGAAGCCCAGGCCGGTCAGGACCTCGGAGTCGGTGAAGATCTCCCGGTAGTTCCGCAGCCCCACCAGGTGACTGCTCTGGCTGAAGCCGCTGTAGTCGGTGAAGCTCCAGTACACCGACTCGGCCAGCGGCACCAGGAAGAACAGCGCCAGCACGACGGTGATGGGGATGAGGAACGCCTGGGTGCCCAGCCGCTCGCGCAGCCGGTGGCGGCTGATGCGGCGGTCGGCGCCGGCGGACAGGCCGCCGGCACGCACCAGGGGAGGAGCAGAGGTCTCGGTCGCCATGGCAGGAGCTACTTCCCGTCGAGCTGCTTGAGCTTCTTGTCCAGGGCCGCCGGAATGTCCTGCGGCTTGACCGAGCCCTGGATCATCTGCTGCAGCTGGGTGGTCAGCTCGGTGTTCAGGTCGTTGGAGTGACGCGGCCAGGCGACGACGGGCAGGTAGATCTTGCCGGAGCGGGCGCCCGCGGCCTGGTTGGTCAGCGCCGCCGGCACGGTCGGGGTGTAGTTGCTGGTGGTGGTGATCGCGCCGCTGGAGGTGCCGTACACCTTCGCGCCGTCCAGGCTCGCCATGAACTCCAGGAACTTCAGCGCCGCCTCGGGGTTCTTGGCCTTGGCGTTGACGGCGAAGCCGGGGCTGGCGGCACCGGTCCAGTAGGTGGTGCCCTTGTTGAAGCCGGGGATGGCCCCGGTGTCGAAGGAGAGGTCCGGGGCGCTCTTCTGGACGGTCGGGACGTTCCAGGTGCCGGCGCCGAACATCGCCACCCGGCTGTTCGCGAACTCGCTGACCACCTGGTCGCCGGTCAGGCCCAGGATGCTCTGCGGCGTCAGGCCCTGGGTGTAGAGCTTGCAGTAGGCGACGAAGGGCTCGGTCCAGGTGTCGGCGAAGGTCGTCTTGCCGGCGAAGATGTCCTGGTCGGGGAAGCCGCCGTGGTCGGCGAAGTAGCCGCCGAGCAGCCCCCACAGGGACATGAAGTTGCCCTCCTTGGCGGCGTCGTAGTACGGCGTGATGCCCTTGGCCTTCAGCGCGGCGCAGAGCTCCAGGAAACCGTCCCAGCTGTCGGGCAGGGAGCTGGCACCCACCTTGGCGAGCAGCGCCTTGTTGTACATGATGCCGCCGGCCCAGGAGGAGATGGACAGGCCGTAGACCTTGCCGTCGACGGTCATGAAGTCCTTGTTGGCGGAGTTCATCACGCTCAGGGAGGACTGGCCGGAGAGGTCCTTCACGAAGCCGCCGGGCACGATCTGCTTGTCCTCGGCGGTGAGGATGAACACGTCCGGGGCGGTGCCGGACTGCAGGCGGGTCTGCAGCGTGGAGACGTACTGCGCGACCGGCGGCGCGTAGGAGGCGGAGACGTCG from Kitasatospora azatica KCTC 9699 harbors:
- a CDS encoding ABC transporter substrate-binding protein, whose amino-acid sequence is MSIDPTTAQLSRRRFVQGSLMAALLGGTALATSSCSTSTAAGGGGGAKTLSFLSWDTQTVMQPVLDLFKQQTGFDVSASYAPPVAQYVSTLQTRLQSGTAPDVFILTAEDKQIVPGGFVKDLSGQSSLSVMNSANKDFMTVDGKVYGLSISSWAGGIMYNKALLAKVGASSLPDSWDGFLELCAALKAKGITPYYDAAKEGNFMSLWGLLGGYFADHGGFPDQDIFAGKTTFADTWTEPFVAYCKLYTQGLTPQSILGLTGDQVVSEFANSRVAMFGAGTWNVPTVQKSAPDLSFDTGAIPGFNKGTTYWTGAASPGFAVNAKAKNPEAALKFLEFMASLDGAKVYGTSSGAITTTSNYTPTVPAALTNQAAGARSGKIYLPVVAWPRHSNDLNTELTTQLQQMIQGSVKPQDIPAALDKKLKQLDGK
- a CDS encoding carbohydrate ABC transporter permease, with the translated sequence MATETSAPPLVRAGGLSAGADRRISRHRLRERLGTQAFLIPITVVLALFFLVPLAESVYWSFTDYSGFSQSSHLVGLRNYREIFTDSEVLTGLGFTLLYAVATTVIVTVIAIPLATVLNRRFPGRNAVRAAFFFPAVPSMALLGLVWTFVLSPLSSGVINSVLGDVFGVGPVPWLSDNTLAKVSVVTVGVWAQAGWHAVLYLAYLQSVPRDYYEAATIDGATPRQQFFRITLPLLAPAMTVSQFLLLINGLRVYDLPFTLTKGGPGYATTTFTQVLIQRGVSGGDYGLGAALGVVFLVAVAIVLFLQLSVTRRLERRFR